From the genome of Gallus gallus isolate bGalGal1 chromosome 4, bGalGal1.mat.broiler.GRCg7b, whole genome shotgun sequence:
TACTCAGAAAGCCTGTCTTAGGAAGGAACAGcccctccctgcccaccccaTCCCTCCTCACCTTCCCAAGGTTCCTCACCTATTTTGGCCAAGGATGCAAGCATGATCCAGAGCGTGATTTCGAAGGGGATTTGGACATGCTGATAatccagagagaaaaatgtgtgcTCCGTGGATGCATTGTCCTGTGCTTCCTCAGCAGCCCAGCTGCCATTCTCTGCCACCGGAGAACCATGCAGGGCTCCCACCCCAGTGGCTCgcaggaaggaggagagcaggACAGCCAGGACAGTAGCTGTGCCCTTGCTCCCTGCCCTCTGCCTCTCCATTTGCCCCAGGGCTGTCCACTGCGTGTATTTGGTCGCGGCTGCTCCTGTTCTCAGCgcagagctcagccctcagcctgctctcctccctgtccATCAGCTCCCGGATGGGAGACCTGCTGGAGATCCGTGCTCTTCAGGGCCACGTGCCCAAATGGGCCAACCCTTCAGCTGCCTCGGGCCACAGCTGCAGacctctgcagctcccacatggcacagcagcagccagaagcGGGCCCGTCTTGCTGCATTTCACCAGACTCCTCATCTGTAGCCCAATGCTGGCAGCAATGCTGCTGATAATCACCAATCCCAATTAGTAATTCAAAGCAGTCGTCTTTCTTGTGCCGaatacagagctgcagagctgtgctggatggATGGAGGACACCTGAAAAAGAATAAGTTTAACCAATTGCTTCAAGCTTCTTCCTACAGCCAAGAGGAGAAGttatctttatttctctttgctgctttaAAATGGCACTGAAAAATGAGTGAAGTTCATTAGAAAAGCTGGACACACAGACAGCAAAACCCATCCGATCTCCCTGTGCTGGAATGGCTTTGGGCCACACCGAGGGACATACAGAGTTCTGGTCTTAGGGGTTCTCAACAACCTCCAAGCACCAACTGCTCACATAAAGCCAAATGCCAGTTCAGGGAAAGACTCCTCAAAAGAATTAGTTGTAAGAATATcaaagagggggaaaagaaaaaaccaacacattGGGTCAAATTCCTCCATTGTGGAGTTTCATTTAAGTTAATTATGCTTCAACAGGGACGAATTGAGTCCAAAGCACATATGTAATTAAAACAGAGGCCCCAGGCTGTTGCTAGACCGATCGATGgcctctttgcttttctgcagctgcCTAAATGACACCAAAATTGAGCTGCCAGCAAGATGCTGGTGACCCACTTTTCTGTAGGAAGCCAGAACCCATCATGCAGACACACACCcacccacagctctcagcaTCCTAAGATCTTCTTCTGATCTGATCTGTAGGGAGGAGGATAAACTTCGGGGTACGAGGGAGATGCAGCGAAGCTCTCTAACATTAACTAAGTCACCACTGTTAATGTGTATTAATTGCATGCCGTTAGCACACTTGCTGACtttaaagcaaagaagccaACCTCCCGTTAGAGCCATCTTAGCAAACCAAgctttttaaatatacaaaGGAAAGCGGCACCGGATTCAAGAAGTTGGCAGAACTGCAGGGAGGGTACCCGGAGCACAGTTCCCACAAGgttttctccctctgttctcAATCGTTCCATTCCACTgaggaagggatggggaaaggaaTGAGAAATCAGATCCCTCATTACTTTTAAGGAAGGACCTAccttcatttttacattttcagtcGTTTCACTCTAAAGTTCCAATTCAGTAATCTTGTTATTTCCCTTGACTTTATAtattatgtttcattttctacTGTTTCTGGTTCATTCATAACTAAATggcaaaatgtttttcctgaGTGCTATAATGACACAATACTTGTTGTCCCTCTTGTAATGGCTATTGATATTATTGACCCACTTTTTAATGTGAATACCATTTGATCATATGTTTACTGACATGGggtttgtggtgttttttgtttgtttatagcTTAATGTACTTTCCCCATTTTTAGGTTTCAGGGCTAGATTTTGATCCCTATAATTTTATTGACTGGTCCCTGGTGAAAGAGATAGGGTTATGAGAAGAAGATATTGTGTAATGCAGTAACAGTGATGAGAATTCAGGACCCCAAAACAAGAGTGTTCTGTTAGAAGTATGGTTTTAAATGCTACTATTATACTCCTTAACCAATGgcaacaaattatttttcttttccttactttAAAAGTGAATTAcgtgattttatttattttactttaccTTCCTGTCTTGTTATTATTTCTAATTATACTTAAACTTATGCTTTAAtttctaattatattttaaCTTAGCACAATCCCTCATCACACTTATTGCTGGGATGGATCACGCTCACAGCttttctggaaagcagaaatacaaaaccCCTTAACATTTAATTCATACCACGTTGTCTTTTGCTGCAGTGTATCACAGAGCATCAATGTGCTGAGAAACCAACTGCGTGCTCCAGGGAGCTGTGTGAATACACAGGCTCAggagaatggtttgggttgggagggacctttaagatcacctagttccaaccaccTGCTACAGAGGCAGGGACACCACAGATTGATCTGCAGCCCACAGGGAAGAACATACACCTAACATCAAGTTGGTGAGTCTGCCATACTGCAAACAGCCTGACCTGTCACACATCCCTCCAAGCAACCCTGCTACACACTGACTGCAACACAACCTCGAGTTTGACAACTTCCCAATTAATGAATTCCTACAGAGCAACTACAGGCAGAGGCCACTTCAATCATTTTGGCACTGACCTCTGTTTGGATACCGCTTTTGTCAGCAAGAGCTCGAGCACTCAGCAACTGCTTAAAGGACTAGAAAGCTAAATGGCCGtcagtatttttccttcatcattCTACCTGGGGAAGCCTGTATCTTTACTGTTAGTGTTGCTCTGCCACCATTTCAGCCTTTTGCAGAGCCGGGTGGCAGATGTGACTGTGTgggaaatggaaggaaagcTCCCTGCCCACTGGGTTCCTCCGCTTTTCTCAGCTCTGTCTGTTCCCTGACCAAACCACAGATCACCCACCAGAAGAATACACCAGTCCAGACAAACcaaatgctgaaaataactGCTGTCATGGTTCACCGTCAGGACAGTTCTGcaatcacaaaataaaacaagagccAGAGAGGAACACAAACAATGGAGATGAACACAAGCAATTGGAGCAGATGAGATGCAGCATCACTTGCACTAACGCCTGGCATTGTAAGTTAGTAGATCCAAGAACACACAGTAGCTCCAAGACTATGCAGCAgtacagaaattcttcacttCAGAGGTGTGGAGCACACTGTGTCTCCAGAAATCCATCTATTTACCAGTGGTACAATTAATCCTGAGACTTCAGCCCAGCTGGGGGGGACCAGCACCCACAGGTGTGCTCACTGCCAGCCATGCTGCTCCCCTGGGGAGTAAACATAAACAGATGGCTATCTCCTAGGGTATATTAGTTACccaaaaacattcagcaagtctGTCTGAGAGCCGGGTTAGTGCAGCTGCGTTGCTGTGATCGGTGCTCCACACTTCATGCTCAGTAGCCAAGTGGTGAATGGTTAGAAGAGGGAAATGGCGCTGTGTCAGTTCCTTTCTGAGCACACCACCAGTGCAGACATTCAGACACATcatcccacagcctctcttGCGCAGCGTTTACATATGCAGCATTTCTTGGAAAAGAGAGCGAGAACcataaagttatttttctatagctgaagtaaaaggaaaggagaatgaAAGCGAACAAAATCTGTTTATCTAAGACTTGGAGCCAGGACTCGTTTGGAAGTCAGACTGCAGCGAACTGGGAACgtaacaaagcagtaatacagatcccacacacacaaaaaggtgCAAGCAGGCACATCTGTGATTTCTCTCACTCTTCCCACATGAAACAGAATTTGGGGTCTTTAGAGTAGGAAAAGCTATGTCAGGATCAATGAGTGACTGCAGCAATGAGTGACTGAGGGAAGCACGCAGTGAAACAGAGAGCACTTCCCCAAAAGCCTCAGAAAAGCCCCAGCACAAATCTCAGCAGCTTTGTTCCTTACTGCTCATCAGGCAAGCAGGGACTGGCTCTTCTCCTAGAACTTTATGCATGCAAGTCCAAGAaggaaatgttaaaaacaaacaagcaaacaaaaataaaacagtatttatattttatatgaaatGGTATCTTAGTACCTTTGTCAGTCACCCAGGGAGCAACGTGGCACCCTGTGCTTACCCAcagggacagtctgacagagCTGAACAACCTGGAACACATAATGAGATCAAAGCTTTCACCTGATGCCCTCAGCCTGCTCAGGACCTCGTTAGCTTTTGTCACACCCCAAAGTAGTATGTAACTACAGAAACAGCAGTTTTACAGGTTTGAGCAATGGAAAGAGCGCTGAAGGAAGCtggtcagcagcacagcatgcagtaGAAATTCAGCAATGGAAAGCAGAAGTACATTGTCAGTACAGATGGggaataagaacaaaaaaagccaccagCACAGCGTGTTAAGAAATTATATTATTGCACAAAACAAGAATCTTCCTGAGGACCCCTAAAACCTGAGTCAGAACTTACACGTCAGCAGCCTTTCATGGTGCATTTAGAAGTATGGAGCTGTTTACCTGTAAATCCTCACCTCAGAGCTCTGAGAACAACCAGCTTTGTCTTGCTTTGGTAAAGTAGCCATTTCCCATAAcgtaaaatattattatttatgtgaAAGAAAACGCTCAGCCCTATACTATGCCTTCGAACTTGCACAGCCCTCCTCATGGGGTTTCCTACACCTGGATACAGCAGAACCTCAGATGTTGCAGAAAAGCCTGATACAAAGGCCTGGGGAGTGAATTCCAGCCACTGAGGTTAATGCAAAgcacttcagtggaaaaagaCTCACATTCACAGCAAAGCTGGTGCTTGGAGCACTGTGTGACCAGCAGAAGGAAAGTAAAGGCCCTGCCCACTCAGAGCTATGTGTTCCAGCTTTTCACAACCAGAGCTGTGTTCAGGAAGGGCTCCACTCCCACTCACACCCCAAGGAGGAACAGCACTGAGGAGAAGCAGAGGAGGCCTGCAGATCTCCCCGGAACTGCAGGGCACTGAGTTAACGCTCACCAGGGGAAGTACTTCAGCCCCACCCATCAGCACTGAGCCAAACATccataaataaagaaaaggagaagcaaggTGCTGGGTTGCTACTAAGAAATGGCAGCTTAACAAGATGGTAGCAGCAACAGTGGGAGGGCATTGGGAAGGAGGGCCTCCAAGCTCCTGGGATCCAAAGGGCGATACCAAATGCTCTGACATCCCCATAAGGCCCACAGGCAGCACGCACCAGGGCAGCAGCATGCACAGAGTAGTACCCCATAGGGGGCTGGGGTTGTCACAAATACATtaaccccacagggacacagcagGAATTCAGCAGTGAGTTCTTCTGGTGTAGAAAAATACCTGAATTACATCAAATACCTACGTTTTGGAAGCTTGTAGGTAGAACAGGAGCAACGTGCAAAATAAGAAACCACACCTTCAGGGTCGCAGCAGTCAATGAACACTTCTCTTCAAGAATGCTGAATGAGAACTGGAAATGAAAGCTGCAAATTCCCTGCCACAATTTCTCCTTCCAGTTCAGATTTTCTGGCACGCACGTAAACAGGGCTGCCAGTCAGAATGCGGCCCCATGTGTGTGACCTGTAAAATAAGGCACTGCTTTCATTAGTAATGAAATCCATCTGCTGTCCTCCAGCAGGCTGGAAAAGCACACCTTGTAAGTGATTTTCCTGTGTAATTGGAGTTCATGGAGCCATTTTTCCTGTTAGAGAAAACAGgcagagctccagcacagctgatGGAGATTTACTCGTTTAAATCTACAATGTGattcaatatctttattaaagaaaataaataaattgaagcGTGCCACGAATTAAAACATACcacttgaaataaaatggaactGAGGATGGTATCAAAGTGAACTGTAAGTGTGTATTTGTCTCATCTTTTCAGAAattaggtgattttttttttttcctaaaacacaTTCTGCAGCAACACCACGGGGATCTCTTCTTAAGTAAGTCACAATTCTGAGACACCATTTGCATTCTGTATTAAATCTGAGTAAGAAATATCAGGAAAACTACACAGACAATACTTTTCCATGGGCAGAGCTGTATAACATCAATAACAAAACCTACTCCATGGTAATGTACTTTAACAGTGCGCATTTACCTGCAAGTTTACTTGCAATGCTAAAACATGTCGTGGTGAGGAGTAGCTACCTAAATTagctgaaaacacattttgcttttccgTCCTCTACCCTCTGTGTTTATTTAAACTCTAAAAACCAAATCAtcgtttatttttttctgtttgaaaaacagaactcaAGAAGTATGTCTGCAAAATGCCGTGTGTTGCCCTTACAGCAGCTTCATCTGCACCCACAGCAGGGCCGGTGTCAGTATAGTTGATGCCACAATTATCTGACCCACTCCTTGCCTCCATCAGCACATAGTAAAGACTGTAATTATAATAAAAGCAACGGATAACAAGCTTTTCTCATGGCATGGCTTGCTGCGTTGTGTTTTCATTCTAACACTTACATTATAGCTAAAATTGGCCACGCAGAAAACTCACTCAAAAATGAGCTCTGAAAACTGTCCTGAAATGGTTTGGGATCAACGGAGCTTCGTGGTAACGCTGGATTCTGCCAAATGCAGGACACCCATTTCCATATTCCCTTCCACCACTCCATTGCTCAATGACAAAAGGAGCGGGTCCAGCAAaacctgtcctgctgcagcagttcacaacactgcagctcctggtgctgctgctgccattggTGTTGGAGCTCCAGTGAGCTGAAGATGTGGGGTCCCCATCCTGAGGCTGGCAGGAGAGAAGCACAGCTTTCCTCTAATGCATTACCCAAGGCTGGGAGGAAGCACAGGGAACACCAGGACCTGGGCCTTAGCTTTAAACTCTGACTTCCACACATCCTGAGGAAGAACCCTGTGCAATTAACTTTTTTCAGGAGGTTGGACTGAACTATAAATATGTCCCAGGGAGAACTAAAGACGAGGCCAGGGCAGCACAAATGCCACAGAGCACTTTTTTTCACAGTTAATTGCAAACCCATCTGAAAAATTTTCACCTCACCTTCAGTTAACTTTTTCTCTGCACCTCTACCAAGGAACACTTCAGTGCTGCCCATTCTGGACTCCTCCAGAATTTAATGAAGTCCTTTGGCCTCTTCCACAGGACTCTTGACTTGCTCGTGAGTGCTGCAGAGGCGATTAATGAGACATGCGGGATCAGGGCAAGGCACAGTAAAAGCCAAGTGACCTTTATGTCATCCTGTTAGAAAACAGGAACCAGCTTCACGATGACTGATACTTCTTGCACTACTAACGTCAATGGGAATTTTTGATCAGGCAAGGGAGGTTCACTCAAGGTCTTCTCGTGTATGAGTTTAATTGTATCTAATTACTTGCCACATGCTCTGTAGAGATTGTCTTTGCTTGTCATTCTCATCTGGAGAGAAGGGTGCTTACTTGGGTCACCCAGATTGCTTTTCCCACAGGAGCAGATCCTTGTCAATCCTGTTGGTCCCCAAATGACATCagtctctcctctcttttatgCACGTGAAATATCCACCCTACACCCCACACCCACCACTACCATGAAAAAGTCTACCTCACATTGAAGACTGCCtgcaaaaataacacaaaagaCTGAAAGCTAGGCATTGAAGACTGGACGCAAAGAGCAGAAATAGGATTTATTATCAAAGGCAGCTTAGGGAAAGGAATGCCCAGTGATCAAGGCAATTCGAGAGAAGCAAAATGTCCATCTTCCTATAATTTCAAGCCCCAAACACCTCACAAGCAGGGGTATTCACCCCACTGATTCTGAATTGGCTTGATGCTCACTCAGAAGGTCTGACAGAGCAGTCTTGTCTGCCAGCTGTTTGGTTGGTTTCATTTTGGAGCTTTGAGGTTTGGTCTCAAATTTGAACGCGCATACCCTATTAAATCCATGTGCTTGCATCTGAATGTGTGCTAGATCTTATGTACACAAATTCACTTCACTCAATCCTAAAAGAGATTGCAAGGTTTTAGAGAAGGTTAAAATCTTGAGATACATGAAAGTTTTGTACTTCCCTTTCCATAACATACGCTGCTACGTTTAGCAGACTGTGTGACATCACATACAAAGACTGCCCACACTGATGTCTCCATGCTATCCCTACAAGGAGCCCCATGCCACAATAGTGCAATCTTTGTAGACTTAGAGCTCATGaagtgtacttttttttttctcctacaaatttctttctctgtatagACCAAAACAGGTACAGTTTTAACTCTAAGCCCTAACACACAGTTTCTGTTGCAGTAAATGGAACTAATGAAGCTAAATTACTTGAATTCAAGAGCTCCAAGGTGAATCCCTTGTGAATTCAGATCTTCTCAGTGTTCTGGGGTATTCTTTCATGCTCAGTggtattttcattataaaatcCAGCACTCGATTTTAAAAAAGCCCAAGAACTGAAGATgctggattaaaaaaacaaacaaacaaaaaaaaaaccctttgatCTCTTCAAAGGAATGATCAGATGTCAAGGGCCTTGATTTACAAACACAAATATGTTTGCATTTGATGTATTATTACCCAGAGATCACAAGACCTTTCATATTCTCCTGAAGGGTTgacaaagatttaaaaaatgcatattatGCATCAGAGTTTAAGAGATGTCTCAAAAACAACGATGGTGTTGGTTTACGTCAGCTGTTTGATGGCAAGCTTCACTGAGAAGCTCTGCTGTGTAACTCACCCCATACCGACGCACTGAGGGCCACCATGACCTGGGTGAAGTGACTTAAACTGTACATCAGCAGATGTTTTGGAAGCTTGTAATTCTATAAATAGAGTTTGTTGGTATATTTTGGAATTGTATTTCATGATTGCAAACCCAGAACTGCAGGTGTGTCAAATCAAAGCACACGTGAAGCTTTCCTTACTAGAAGAAAATTTCTGCAGACAGATTATTAGTCTAATTAATATACCATTTTATAATGGTGACACGGTGATTAATTTCCAGTTGAAATGCttgagggaaggggaggggaggggaaggggaaggggaaggggaaggggaagggaagggaagggaagggaagggaagggaagggaagggaagggaagggaagggaagggaagggaagggaagggaagggaagggaagggaagggaagggaagggaagggaagggaagggaagggaagggaagggaagggaagggaagggaagggaagggaagggaagggaagggaagggaagggaagggaagggaagggaagggaagggaagggaagggaagggaagggaagggaagaagaaaataggtTTGAATGCTAAGTAATGATGTTTTCATATCAAAAAGTACATTTAAATTTCCAAATGAAGATGAAGGAGGCTTTCCAGGAACACTGCAGTAGTGTTAGCTGGttgagctttgtttttcaaagaaataaagtcCACTTACCAAAAATACAAGCTGAATATATAAGACACCGAAGGAAAGCTGAGAGGATTTCATCAAAGAGgtaaaactttatttaaaagaaaaacatttttatagaaaatattttaaaattctttatcAGATATCTCACCTCGACTTTCATTGTGACATACTCTATCTATGCAGTGTAGACATACATATGCAATGAGTGCCTTGATTGATGTTTCATGTTGATACATTTCCTGTGTATGATTCCAGACACAAGATAATTCAATCCTGAGCATCTCCATCTGCTGACAAGATTTTCAaaccaaagaaatattttcccagcCACTGTGATCAAgctttgcagaagcaaaatTTGCACTTGAATATCCAAAGCTTGAGCTTCAACTCTACAGCGCAATCCAAAGTCCAGCAAAGACTCTTACTTAGAGGTAGGTGGATCAGGCTCTTAGATAAAAGTTTTAGCAGCACTTCTGCCTTGATTGATTACTCTTGCAGGAGTAAATCCAATGAAACATGAGTACATTAGTCATACAGACAGAGTCTTACACGGAGGTCATACGCATTTTTACAAGGAAATCAAATAGGATTCTAAAGATGAATGCACTTCAAAttctgcatgagaaaaaaagagaacagtgaCCTTTACTTCCTCTGCTAATGATCATCATAGACAAAGTATGGCTTAAGCATTAAGATAGTTGAAAAAGTCTGCGGTGTCtacatgctttcattttccaatCTAATCCTTAGAGTGAAACATTGGTATATGACCTGTATTCATCTCTTCAGCTGAGCAGTTCAGACATGATGCAAACCATGTCCTGCAGCCTTTTTTCACACCTCCTGGGTTTGATATTTGCAAATTTGGAGTACTAAACTCAGAGCTACTTCTATTGGTAACGTTGTGCAAACTAAACAAAGCTAAAGACTGTAAGAGCACTTCTCTGGCTTTTGATGTTTCTATATTCTGCTCCTGGGATATCTGAAAGCTTATCTGATCCACATTACTTCTTATTAAACTGCAAGTGAGGAGGTTTCTTACAGAACCACACCTGGTCAAGATTTCTTCAAAAAGCTGCTTATAGATCTCTGACACTTTTGCTTCCATATAGTTGTTGAGCAGAGAGTTTGAAAGAGGCTCCTCACAGAACATCATGCTCCCTTCTCCAGCTTCATCTCCAGACAGGAAATTTACACCTGGCTTTTCAGGATGCTCACACAGGGGGGACTGACCAAGAGGAATATCTACAGACAGTATAACGGGGCCGTCAGAAAGTTCATCACACACGTGGTCCAAAACACAACCTGAATCACATGTATGGTCTCCCACATGGTCTCCACCGATATGTAAGTCGGGGTAGTTTTGATAAATGCTGTTGCAAGACCAGGATCGACACAAATCCGTCTGTTCATTACTTTGTTCTCTTTCAGGGATATGCAAAGCTCGTGATACGATTCTCCTAACCGCTGTACTTTGATTCTTTGCAGGTAACTCTGTCGTGGATCTCTGTTGAAGACcattcttgttttctattttgttacTTGCAGCAGAGATCTTGTCCAGATTCTCACGTCCATCCTCAGATCCTTTAATTTTTGGGTCATCTCCAAGTTTCTCTCTCCAGATTCCCTCTTTATCCTTTTTGGCTGCATGAGATTTGTGAGGCTTATCTTGATGACAGATATCTTTATATATGAGCCTCGTTAAGATGCCTTCTGCCAACATGATGACAAGCATTGAGTTACAGCCTAATCACCAGAGTTCCATGTGGTTCTATAAGTGaaagaaagatgggaaaaataCTTTAAGCTCATttgtttccaaatatttttattaattacagTAAAAGATGAACAATGTATATTTCGTAAAGACAAACtgtgattttgctttttctctagaatacttattttaacaaaaagCATTCTAAGAATCTAATCTATACTCAGGTGGGGAGATATAGGAAGGGCATTCACTAGGTTGTTCATCTCTAGTAACACACTTCTGTACCTAGGTATCTCTTCTGCATTGTGGCTAGCTGAGAGAGATGATACTCACGAGTTGTTAGTGGGTAAGGATTCACAGAAATACCAGCAAAGTGATTTCACTTGACGGCtacatcatcatcatcagtTACAAAACAACTTTTTCCATTGGAAGGCAATTTCTATGAGGTCAAGAGCTGACactggaaggaaacaaaaatccaaGTCGGACTTAAAGGTTGATTCTGAATTTACAGattaagaaaatgcacagaaataatCAAGTTAGCCAACaggtctcaaaaaaaaaaaaaaaatctaatacaTTTTATGACTTTTTATCATTGCTTTTCAATTCACCTACTGTTAAAATCAATTGCAAACTCCGCATTTAAAGCTGACCTAAGTTCATTGAGGGAAAGATGGCAACCACTTTGTTACTGAAGAATGGGAAACACAATAAAATTCCACTGTGCttcaaatgtcttttttaatttctgcataTTTAAAGCACCTTCACACATCCCTGTGTGTTGTGTGGAGTTTTTTTTAGCTTAAATTGCATTGATCCCTACCAAAAGTTGACCTTAGTGCTGCAATTGTGAAATGGCTGCAAGTGAGACCAAAGCAAAGACAGACAGTACACCCTGCCTTCTCCTGGTTACATaagcagaaatgtttattttatcttcagaaTCATTCACATATGCAAGAAAACAAGACAACATTTTCTTAAGCTCTTGAGGGACTCAGGAAATGAAATATCGTTTTCAAGAGACAAGGGTACTTGGCAATCTAAATCTCGTTGAACATCAACAGTTAAAAGTGTTGCTGTATTGCTTTGAAAATGCTTACAGTGCTAATATAAAAGCTAAAACATGGCCACTGTAGAAAAATTATATACTCTTTTAGATAAATAGTGCCTGCATTCTGGAACAAACCATAGCAGAGGGGGAGTGAATAAAAATATGGAAGCACAACAAGCTCAGACTTACCAATTCCAGCAGAGTTAGAAAGGTGGATGGTTACATAGCCAGCAAGTCTCCGActacagcagctcccagggaaCACAGCCTCCCATACTTTTTCTTCACTGCCGTGTGAGCAATAACTGCAGTACACGTGATTCATTTCcccattttgttttcctttaagaCAGAAGCGATCCCACTGGAAGAAGCGTGCAGTCTTTGAGTACAGAATGGCAGCAAATCTGAAAGGGGATGTTATAAACATGAACTGTTTCTGACTGAGGTGCAATGCTGACCAGATAGGAAGTACCAAAATACGCCACTTAAACTCAACAAGGATTATGAAAAGGTCAGGGTGTCTGTATGTCATCAGGCTGTTCAAAACCGAAACTGAATTCCAAGGACCACTTCTATCTGTGTAAGTTTAGTTATTTATACCATTTCTCTTTTTGGAACAAGCAGCTAAATTTATAGCCTTGTGAACTCTTCCTGGTGGAAAGAAGTGGACAACTTTGTGAAGCAGTTTCAACAAAACACCAAAGtaagggagagggagagagaaagaactgAAGTTAGCTAAATTAGGCAGGAGTGACTGAAATAAGAACTTCATTTCAGTTCGACCCTGGGGCTGGAAATCTGCATCCTCGTCCATCAGATCATCTTACTTTAGTAAAACCCTGTATTTGCAAACGCAAAGTAAGAACAAGACAGAACGAAAGCTGCTTTGGAAGTTGAATGCAGATTGCAGTCAGGAGAATGAGTGTCAACGAGACGAGCGTGTCATAATCCCAAGGCCAAATCTGAACTGCAGTGATTACAGGGAGATGAAATTCTGATGCATCATTCACATATGGAAAAATAAGATTACACAATTAccttacaagggctgctctgaaagtaatgctttctatgttttgatgttggcccacagcgTCAGAGGCAAACgctggtgggatggcagtgggggCTGAACCTTCCTTCCAATATCCCATCAGATTTTGTTGCCCtgtgacagacggcagcagaggggcagcctgaaaGAACGGTGagtgacatggaagtgcacagGAAGCAGAGGGCTGGAATTGAATTCTCCCCATGCagaaaatggcacccactgacattcactgacactcGATGAACGTTTCTGGA
Proteins encoded in this window:
- the LOC101750621 gene encoding TLR adapter interacting with SLC15A4 on the lysosome produces the protein MLVIMLAEGILTRLIYKDICHQDKPHKSHAAKKDKEGIWREKLGDDPKIKGSEDGRENLDKISAASNKIENKNGLQQRSTTELPAKNQSTAVRRIVSRALHIPEREQSNEQTDLCRSWSCNSIYQNYPDLHIGGDHVGDHTCDSGCVLDHVCDELSDGPVILSVDIPLGQSPLCEHPEKPGVNFLSGDEAGEGSMMFCEEPLSNSLLNNYMEAKVSEIYKQLFEEILTRCGSVRNLLTCSLIRSNVDQISFQISQEQNIETSKAREVLLQSLALFSLHNVTNRSSSEFSTPNLQISNPGGVKKGCRTWFASCLNCSAEEMNTGHIPMFHSKD